TATGTTATAGTAGataacttaaaaatgaatatttccagTTTTGTCCAAATGTAGGCATAATAATAACGGATTTGGACTCACAGACCCTTAAATCCCCACTAAAACTTgcgataaaatttcaaattttccctcttgtaaattttctattttccaaAAGGACATAGAGGAAAAAGAGTTGAATcatctttttcaaattcatgACAATCAAACAGCACCTATCTGTTACCAAAATGGGCGatattacttttttccatttttagcACAGGATATTTGGTGGTTACAAAAGAGGATACTGGATTTGAACTTAAAGACTTAAAATCTCACCACTGCAGCCTTTAATACTGATAGGGGCTGCTGTTTGCATGTGAGATATTCTGTTTGTGTGTATTTCTCTCATTTGTAGTGGTCATAGTGGTCTTCCCAGAATTTTAGCTTTTAATATGAGACTtaaccaaaaaatttaattcattttcagatttatttccTATAACTCCAATACATGTGTTAATGGATTCACATTTTAGAGGTTCTAACTGTAGAACTTGTATTCAAGGGGTATTTAACAGCTCTAGTAAGTTATTCGGGACCAGTTGAGAACTTGTCTGGTCCAcaaaacatatacatatgttgaTTAGGTATTGGTCTTTCACTGCATGCTCACCAAGGAGTACTTGATGACtgttatttctgaatttgtcttatttttttcaaaataaatcctAATTGGGTggtaaaattcaatatgagattttattaggtttttgAGGTTTATACATTAATGTTGATACATTTTCAGTTCAGTTTCTAAGATAATGCTGCTAACATTACTTCTTTAAATTATAGATcgatttttgtttgtatttcAGATGCactttttatatctttttataCCTAATTCAATGACCTATCAGGCATCACACAATTGcatgttttgatattttatttgaaaaaaggcATCATCAgatgtttttatgaaaaatttatgacCAGAACAGATAAGTTTTCCAGGGATTCATTTGTTGGTACCTTCCAAATTTATGTTAGGAGCAGGTAtctattagtttttaattttctattgttATGTAGCGATACAAGGAAATCCCGAACGAAACGTGTACTTTTAAAGTGTGCATATTTGTACTGAATTCCTTCTAAGGGTTTAGAGAAGAAATGTAGATGGCAAATGGACCTTGGACTAGTATTATTAAAGCCCAATTATAAAGGCACAAAACCACATTTCAATACATAATTGTTATACTAagtattatacatatacagggagCTCAataacttacatttattttttgttaatgtcTGCAATTGATCAACTATTCTACTGAAagcaaaaataagtttttgggCAATTTACACACGTgcacaaattaaaatgaaacggttacaaatacaaatgtcaaaaactttaaaattataatacaattaTCAGGCGGCAGGTTGTCTGAGCATGCGCATTTCGTGCAACACAGGAAGGAAAAGGCAGTATCGATACTGCACTGTTTACATATACTCTAGATACTCTGAAGAATTGCTTAGTGCAGCAAAATAGCAAAGGTCGGGGATGGGAACAATACATCCAAGTATCGTATATCATTTTATGCCTGTTTAAGAGGTAACGTATAAAGCGTATTATCAACAAGAATTTTACATACACGGTGGCCCAAGGAAAACTTTACacttcaattttcaacaattaaaatgaaaatctaaaaaatgttgacattcatcaaatttactttcgtcAAAACAATTCAGTAATATCTCACTTTTAAAGGTCTTCTTATCCTCATGTCGAAGTATGCAgcttttattgttataaattaattattaactaaaagGTTTCTTCTCACAGACTTTGACAAGTTGTCATATCAACGGGAATAATGACAGTGACGTTAAACTTAGAGGTTATAATCAGGGCAcaactacctttaaaatgaaataacacTTGATACCCTTTTGCGCTTTTcgttttctattaattttgagTGTTCGAGAATCTAGACCACGAGGATCTACGCTGTTTTCTTATCAAGTTGAACCGCTATTTTCAATGCAATCAGATCAGACTATTTTCGGGAGAGGACCTTTCATATACTGGATGAAAGAGACGGCTGATTGACCGCCCAGTTTCAAGTCTACCTACTTGATATCTACGAGTTTATATTAAGGTTTCTTAAAGCATTTAGTGGACCCGGCAGTAGgacttcttttatttttgacttCTACGAAAAGCTACGTCAGGTCCCGAGCTTTTTTCCACGAGAAAAATCTTCAGAAAGACACCCGAGCTGTTCTGGCGGTCAACAAGTATGGGATTCGCCAGAACCTATTAAAAACCTCGAACCTTCCATGACCAAGAACTGTCTCTGAGAGATATACTTTCAGTGTTAAGGAGGTATTAAAATTCTGTTGTTTATAGCGATTCTTATCTTTATTTGTGTTCTGCGTCGTCCTAATATCCTTCTTGAGTAGCGGCCCGCTCAAATCGTTCTTTTACTTTCACCATCCCAGAAATGACCTTGCAACCACTGCAGTGGTTCCACTTAGTTTTACTTTCCAACATCCCCTTGACAAGGGTTGTTTGAGTCAGATTGTTCACGCACTCGTTTAGCGTTTCTCTTTGTTCTTCGAATAACAGGCATTGAAAAATGCAGTGCTCTCCGGTGTCATTGACTCCACAGTTCCTGCAATCCGGGCCCGTTTTACCTATACGATGCGTATAGATCCTGAAGCTTTCGTGTCCGCTGAGCGCCTGAGTTAGGTAGTAGTTTAGGCGCATATCTTCACACAAAGACGATAGATTTAGGTCAGGGATAAGTTTTTTGTCCGCTGATCCTTTTCCTCGAGACTTGACTAACGATCCTGCCGTTTCTGGATGGCCGTGCTTTTCGCCGCTCTCCTATTTGCCTCCTCTACCCTTGGGTGAGCGctgagaattaaattttcctttggGGCTAAGTGGATGGGGGGCATGGCCTCTAGAACTTGGGATGTCTCGTGGGATACAGTGCAATAAAAAGCGTTTCTCTGTACTCTCAGCATTATATGTGCATACTTTTTTATTCTCTTCATCCGTCCCCAAATTGGGGCGACGTAGAATAGCGTCGACTGTATCACTCCGTAGAGCAGTTGCCTCTTTTGAGGGGGCGGTTCGATTGACGGCTTTACTGAAATATGCCGCTTTTTAGAAATGTATGAGCTAACTTCAGAGGTCAATATCTCCTCAACTATCAACTGTAGAAAAAAAGTCCATTTTGAAGTCCCTTACATGCCTTTGCTCTGTGTCGGTTCCATCACGATTcaccttgtataattttaaaattccggAAAAAGGAAAGGCGTAAAAATAATGCTGTTTTGGTAACTTTATATTTAATTCGCACTTCAGCGCAACTAACTACAAATGTACATGGTGTTTTCTTGCTGAATTCTTTATATGCTTATAACATTAACAATGCTGCTAGGCTGCTAGAAATGCATATCCTGCGAAGTGCAGATATAGAAACCTGAGTGCTATTGAATTGCTGAACGAGAAAGAACCGTGCAAGTCGAAAATACCATGTGTGTGTAAGCTATAGTGCGCAGAGCGGCCAGCATCGGTGAAACCAGAATCACAAACACGCGAGAGGAAAATTATGGGTACATGGAATTAGAACTATGGGCACGTAGAACGTAAACTAATTAACACGTATATAACCCGAAATAACATGCATGGagggaaaattttgtttcttttaacACAACACTGGAAATGATGTAACTTCGTATAAAAGAGAGCATGAAGTCGTCAGATGGAGTTTTATAGTAATAAggaccaaatttttaatatgtttttttacacCTAGTAATATGGCATTTTTAACCTAGTTTCCACAGAAACAAAAAACCTGATCATTGCCAAGGCTATATATGAacgtttccatggaaattaacaTGTAATTCAACTAAATAGCGCGTTAATAAGTGGCCCTTAGAAGGCCTGCCCTAGGACGGAGACTGGTTCAGACGCTCTCCATCACTCGAATCGTGATTGCATAACCTTATTAGTACTACAGATTACGGGTATCTTAATAATTCATAACCATAACATAATGGTTATACAGAGTATCCCAGAAACATTGGTTCAAAAGCGTCTAGCGTGTTAGCGGATAAAAGAATAGAGCCACTTAGCTAAATTTGCTTTATACGAAAGCTGCATGTTTTCATTACACAGAGCGGAAAatttattgttcattttttaatgataaattggaaattaatcGCACTGTTTCTGATTTATCGTCTTGAATTTGCTCTTTGGGGACTTTTTGGGTacgataaattcatttaactTATGTGTTTCAAGTTAGTGGATAGGTGGTGTCATATGTGTTTTACCGACGTACAAAAAACcttcctattttttttatcaatgccgataacattaatatttttatgaatctCGATACTCTGAATTCTTCTACATCAAAAAGGccttttcaaagaaataagaatattttcaattaagtgaTTTAGTGCATTTTCAATCTTCCGTTAATACCTTTCTTGATGCGTCTCGCTCGCAAAATTTTGCCGCCctttaaacataatttggtTATTGTTTCTGATTCTATTTACACCTTTTTGCATATTATCTCATAGCTCCTTTCTGCTGTTAAGCATGGATTTATAGACCATTGACATTGTataccaaagaaaaaaatgaatctaATGGGTTTGAATCGGAACTTCCTGGTGGCCATAAACTAGCCCGACCAGTCTATCGATgtggaaaatttatatacaagaACCGCCTTGGATTCATATACAAGAACCATAGATAAGGTAACGATGAatctttattgaaaatatctggAAATCGGTTAGAGATACCAGTTTTTTTTGCaggatatttttttctttttgagaaaatattgaagttatcGGTATTGATTTAAAAGTTAAGCCGATTTTAGTACTTCGATAAGATATAAATGGCAACGGACATATTAAACGAATTTATCATATTCAAAAACTTCCCCAGGAACAATTCCAAgcctgtaaataaaaaattgtgacgttttttcgtaatttacagcattaaaaaatactttgacaCCCTATAGAATGGAAACAAGCGACCCTTGTATAAAGCAAGTTTAGGTATTTGTTTACCCTCTAGCACCTATTACTCATCCGTGTACTGTTATTGCTAGGGCACTGTGTATATGAGTAATTTATGATATTACTATTATATTATGCATTGTGTGGTGGGTTCGATTATCTGTCATGACACCTGTAGTCCTATCAGCATGACATATCCAGCTGCGTTTATTGTAGTCTGGGCGGATTTGAGAGTTAGTCATTGGAAATCGGCATTAGACCAAGCGCCTCCGGCAGAAATTTTATCTATCACATATCACATTGTGCATTGATACCATTATCTTGATACTTCCGactttattgttttctttaatcaaATGTTAGGGGAGAAAAGCTAGCAGAGACGAAACTGACCACGAATAAATCACATTATGATTTACTTTTCGGTTGCGATTCCATTTCGAACTGTAAAGCCACTAGAATGTAGGTAAGAACACTTCcaaaaatctataaaacaaaattgagtttttcatctttcgattaaaaatattaaaattagtcaTTTTAAACTCACAGGAGGAAGAATTCGAAGATCAAGCTGAAAATAGCCGTTTATAGTAAAAGGTTTCTGATTATCTAATTTCATGACGAAAATCCGAAGCTGTTGGTgttcttcaatattttgagACGTCAAAGAGCACATagttaaaatattcttcaaaCTCCGGatctaaaatttgttaaacCTTATTCAGCACAGCAAAGTTCCTAAAAACCAGTTACTTACAATATCCATCAACTTTTGAACGTCGTATATGAAATAGAACATTCCACCCATGTGCCAGAAAAGATAAACGCAATTGATCGCAAACGTGGTCTTTGCCAGAGGATCATCGAACTTGAATATTACATGGGCAGCGATGGAGTATACTGCGAGTATCAGAATGGCACTTTCTAATAATATATAACATATCATCTGTGGGGAACAAAAGTTTTGCAAGAACGCCACTCCTTCACACATAGTTTCATGGGTGATTCTCAGGTATTCTATCAACTCCGTTTTGCTAAAATTGCCCAAATGACCGGGTTTAAAATGACGTTCACTGCATAATGCCCCAAATGAGAAACCagcaaattcaaattcattgtGGGTGAATTTGATACCTTTGGTTGGACTCTTGTGTTTATAGTCCAAATGGTGACATGCCACATTCTCGAAGCAGATGAAT
The sequence above is drawn from the Euwallacea similis isolate ESF13 chromosome 22, ESF131.1, whole genome shotgun sequence genome and encodes:
- the LOC136416329 gene encoding uncharacterized protein is translated as MEPTQSKVEEILTSEVSSYISKKRHISVKPSIEPPPQKRQLLYGVIQSTLFYVAPIWGRMKRIKKYAHIMLRVQRNAFYCTVSHETSQVLEAMPPIHLAPKENLILSAHPRVEEANRRAAKSTAIQKRQDHMRLNYYLTQALSGHESFRIYTHRIGKTGPDCRNCGVNDTGEHCIFQCLLFEEQRETLNECVNNLTQTTLVKGMLESKTKWNHCSGCKVISGMVKVKERFERAATQEGY